Part of the Henckelia pumila isolate YLH828 chromosome 2, ASM3356847v2, whole genome shotgun sequence genome is shown below.
GTCTTTCTCAGCCAGGAGAAGCCGCCAGGGAACTTGTTGCATCTTGTTTTCTCCTCCTATGTAAAGAGTTTGGATTTTTCTTGTTAGATTTTCTTGCAGTCGAGAGAAATTTCCGACTCTTGTTGTTTAAAAAGTTGCGAAAATGTAAACCGCTTTGATTATTATGCCTGAAAATTTACTTTTGTATTATACTAAATATAGTCTCAAACCTTTAGGATGAGATACAGTTTGCGAATTCATATAGTCTGTTGATCAAACAGTACTATCTCACAAAAATTCCGGAAATTTTTCTCTAGACTTGGGACTAATTTATATTCTTGTGGATTTCTTTGATTTCCATAAATCTTGGGCATGATTCATTTctccattaattaattacagAGCATTTTTTGGACCCGACGTGGAGAAAAATGGGAGACAGAAAGGAAAACCCCGATGGCCAGGATAAAGGGCTGTTTTCCAATCTTGCAGCATATGCTGCTGGAGCTGGACATTACCCTCAACACCATGGACCATACCCCCCTCCTGCATATCCTCCGCACGGTTATCCGCCGCAAGGGTATCCTCCATATGGCTATCCTCCTCCGGGCGGATATCCACCTGCAGGGTACCCTCCTCCACCAGGATATCCACCATCTGGATATCCTCCTGCCGGTTATCCAGGGTCATCCCATTCAGGTAATCTCagatgatatattgttttggTTGCGTCTGATTATCGTTCTTACCATATTCTTTGGAGCTCAGGATCATTTGATATTTAAACGTTTATTACCATTTAGATGAGTTTTCCTATCTTTTTTTCATGTCTTGGGCTCTTGGAAATATTTTAATGTCGAGTTTAGAATTGCGAAAAAAGTTATTCCTCCGCCCCTTTCTCATTCAGAAATGAAAATTCAGTGAATTTTGCTACCCCGTCATCCTTTTATATGTGTTCAATCCAATAAGAGCCGAGGCTCGAATATGATGAAATTTTCCAAAATCACTAAATTACAGTGCTAGATGGTCCCTGGTACTAACTTCTATTTGAATGTGCTCGTGTTTGCTTAATACAATGTAACAAACAACTATTACAGGACATGGAATGGGAGGACTCTTAGCTGGAGGTGCTGCAGCGGCAGCCGCTGCATACGGAGCTCACCATTTGGCGCACGGTGGATACCATCATGGTGGATATCATCATGGTGGATATTTTGGCCATCACCATGGAAAGTTCAAGCATGGAAAGTTCAAACATGGAAAGTTTGGGAAACGCTGGAAGCACGGTATGTTCGGGAAGCATAAGGGCAAGTTTTTCAGGAAGTGGAAGTAAAGTAAACGACGCCCTTCATCGTCTCACATCATTTACGTCCAGCGATTAATGGTCCTTCCTTTTTTCACTATCTGTTGCTATACTTATGTgtgttgttgaatattttttatggCATTCGGTGTTGAAGCTTTTATTATAGATTCTGATTTTGTTGGAAGATTTCCGGTGCCTAAAATCCAAGGTATTTGAGACAATAGCtatgtatatattaattattaactcAGTTAGTTTTGATTGAAGTTGCTCTTGATTTGCTTATTCTTTGGGGATCCTGTTTCACAAAATTCAAGTGAGACTCGTATATATTACATAGTGCAACGATTTAAGGTTGTGTTTGCCGTCTCTAGAAAAATGATattagattattattatttttgtttgcaATCTAGAAAAAAtgatattagattttttttttcttaaaacatTTGTTTAAGAAAAAAAGTGTAATCACATTGTTTAGGTTGCTAACACTCTCTAAATTGCATGAGATGTGTTTCACCATTGCTagcttaataaaatttccataatgattttttttttaaaaaaaaagtggatttgatgttgaaaaattatttgccggctattttttttgtgtgtatatatttatatataatataataaatgttaaaaaaaatttaaagacaAAAATATTGCTTTTAGGCTTCAATACATATCGATAAATAGGCGAGTCTAGAAATTCATTTCGGCCAATTGAACCTTCTCGAACTGTTTCTTTTTAAGAACCAAAAAGATTTGTGCCAAAATAACAGATGCCAAGAAGAATAAAAGACCTTGGACACGTAATGGATCTTGAAGTACTATTTCTGCATTTGTTATGGTTATTATCGTATCTCCATAGTAGATTAATTTTCTACTATTTCtccaaatataatattttataccttatttattgtttttttacaaGGGTATGTTCAATATTTTTCTCAaggcattattattattattattattattattattattattattattattattattattttgagcaTTGAAATAAGTTTATGCTCAAACTACTTAATGCCCCTTTGAAGTGAAATGAAACACTTGCACATAGTCTCTTCTTTTGTATTACAAGATTCTTCACaaaataaatcatgaaaatccaCTATGGAAGTAAAGATATTTCCCCAGTTCTTCTGTTTGTTCCATGCATCACaaattgcaataaaaataatactggTGGAACaataaatttatgaatttacTAGAAAGGTGCACTTTACTAAAAAGGTGAACTTATTCGTTGCACGTGAAACGCCGAAATTTTGGAGTCGAATAATACGAATGATAATCCcaataaatcaaattaaaaaccTAAAGTAGATAATATCCAAATATTATTTCATAATATCATAAAATCGAAGGTCAATATAAGGTAGAGAATGTTTAGAAATAATAATCTTTATTAGAACTAAGCCAATCAATCTGGTTCTTCCTTAATCTTGATTGATCCATGTGCTCCCTTTTTTATCCTCTTTCTGTAATCACTCAAATCCACAATTTCTACTATCTTTTGCTTCCCCTTGCTTTTGGCGATGCACAAAAACTCTTGTGAGACGATATTACGGGTCAATTTCGTGAGACGAATCATTTATTTGAGTCATCAATGAAAGAATTTGTAGTTATCATTGCTCACATCCAATGGATCAACAACCTTGCCATATATGACATAAGCTGCATCATAAATAAAGgaaacaaaacataaaaaatatgttTAGATTTGTAACTGGATATATATTATGAAATAACTATATGTTATATCATGAGAACCTCTTTTAGATCTTAATGTAGTCTGAATAGATTGTCCAATGAACGTTGCAGCAACATCGTCGAACATTCTCCACCAACAATGATAATTATACCTtgaaataaaagttaaaatataattaattttcgtTGTTTGTATAAAATGTTGTACAAACCTAAAAACATGTATGAAGTATATTACCTTGGAAATATTCTGGTCTTTAACTTTATGAGTTGAAACAAGACCATTTGTTGTCTCCGTGGctaggttgaaagttgaaacaaTGATCGCATGTATCATACCAAATTGATCGACCCTTCCGAATTAAAGATCGGGAGCACAATGCTCTGATTCCGTGAAagttttgtgaagaaaaagtcactcttcttcaatttttcttAGGAGTAATCACGTTAACTGACTACAAAATTATTTACTGCATAGAAAGAAATATGCAACCACGACACTACAGAATTTGAATAGCTAATCTTCAGAGAGAGAATCCAGACTGCATCCTACACATCTGACATAACTACAAAAAATCAAATAGTGTCATGAATATTATGATAAATGCCCACTCTGGATTCATAGCAGGCAGATATATATGCACACTCCGGAAAGTGATCAATAATACAAAAAATTACAACATGCAGCTGAGTTGGTTGGGTGAAAATCATTACATGTGATGTGCACAAAcagataatttaataaatatggtACAAAAGCATCAGATAATATAGGTTACTAGTGTTTTCGCTCCCACTTTCCTTCACGTCTAGCATCCCGTTCTCTCCTGTCAACGATCTGCCTAGGTTTGCTACCCCTGGAACCATGCCTTTGAGCAGATGTAGAACCACTCAACTGTCCCTCTAGGGCAGACACTGTATCGGGATCCCCAACACTACCTGTATCACCTGAATCCTTGCTCCGTCCATCAATATTATCTTCATAACTGCTGCCACATTCATCTGATCTTTCTCGCGATTGTAGTATCATCGGAAGCTGACCAGAAAATGGCCTTGCCCCTGATAATACAACTGTTGGTTGGTTGCCCATGGATGGATTAGAGGTAATAACATCTTGCTGAACTGTTCGTGCACTTGTTCTCAAGTTGCCTTCATTACCCTCCTGTAAATTGTCTCTTTCACGGTACCTATCTCGTTGCCTGATGATTAAAAAGTGAGAAATTGTGTCAAATGGCAAAACTTTGAAAAACCATTTTTATAAGCATGCCGACCCATCAGATTTGGCAAGTAAACAAAAGAGCTAATGGAAGCAAACCAAGCTTTTTCTTAGCAACACAGTGATACTGTGTCAAAGTCAAAAAAGCAATCTTTGGAATTATGGAAGGCCACTGGCCAAAAGGCTTGACATGAGTCAATAAGATCAATCGACTTTGAGGAATCTTAACCAGTCTTAAAAGATCAAGAGGCTGAAATCACATAAAAGGGCCCTTGAGCCTCTAAACGCGCCAATGCTCGGGCATCATGGCAAAAGCACCTTTTCCTTGCTACAGCTTGATCATAGGCGCTTGCATTATGAGCTTCTAATGCTACAAGTACAACCAAGCTGACATGAGAGACTGAGGAATTGAAGCTTTTGCATTGGCCAAAAAAACTAGCAATATTCCTTCAGCCCAGTTATTATAATTTTTCCACAAGTTTCAAGGAGAGGTTTGTCATGTTTTTACAAATCAATTGTACTGGACAAGGTTCTAATTTCTAGTTGGGCTGGTTGGACTTGCTGGTGTGATGGCTCACAATAAATAGCAGAATTCCCATTTTGAAGCTGTTATCATGTCAGAGAATAGAGTTAAAAAGTTATAATAAACCACTCCACTAACAATAAGTATCCTGAAATTCCCAACAGGTCAGGAATGATATCTGCTTGCAGACTGAGAAAAAGTCCAGGCCCATAAGACGGTAAATCCATAGCTCCAAGTGACATACCTAGATAAGCTTAGTGCTGAAAGGTTAAAAAGATCGCATGTTTTTTTATATTCTTAACAGATTGTCCTTGAATGCTACCAAACACCTTGTACAAGACTCTGGATTTAAAATTCCATGAAGCAATTGAGATGGAGTGTAAGACGCACCTACTATGGCTGGAGGATGCAAATTCTCGTCTTGATGATCGCATCCCAGTTTCCACTTGCTCAAGTTCCCTCTGAAGTTCTCGCTACATAAAAGTCATTTTGTATTTGATTAGCAAGCAATagatttgagaatatttttatttgaatggtGAAATCATCTTTCAGCGTAATGCATACTACTCAACTAAAGAAAATTTTCAAGTAAATTTACTCTAGCTTAACACAAAGCAGGAGCGCTAGAATAATTCGCAGAAAGGTCAGCACAAAGGCCAAAAGGGATcaattggataaacatgttcACAATAATCTCAAAAAGTGGCCAATGGAAGGCTATTTTGAGAGCAATCAGTTCAGGTCTTACCTGTGCCAACTTCTCTTTCTCAATATCAAGGTTGTTCCGCAATTCTCTGGTTTTTGCACGCTCAAGTTCCAGCAACTGCTGTCTCTGAAGCTCCTTTTCAACTTCAATAGTCCTCTCTCTGGTACAACAAAACAAATCCTTCAACAATGCAAGCAGACACACTTATTATGACACGGAATCTGATAAATTACAGAAAAAAAAGTCGAAAACCTATCAAATTTTTGAATGAGTTCTGATTCTCGTAAAGCTGCTTCCTCTAAAAATTGTTGGCGTGAAAGCCTTAGAAGTAGCTTTCGCTGTCTACGAGCAACTACATCTTCCCGGACTTTTGTTTTCTCTCTGACGAAAAGATAATAGGAAAAAAAATAGTATGTTTAGAATGTGCAAGCTACAATCACATTAAGAAAAACACATCGACAACTATCAACAAGGAAAATCAGAAAAGGAGAAGAAATGATAAAATACAGTTAAGGGAACAGAACCATGTTTTTCActcataaatacaaaatttgagAATTCAGTGCAAACAGGATGTGATTAACTCTAAACATAAGATCTACAAGGCAACAACAATAATTCCTTTAAAACcctaatatattaattaattaattcagtGGCATTGCCAAATATTGAGCTTCTTCAGTTGACGCAGTTGCAGTAGTAAAATATTTCAAGTGCATGACATCAATAACTGGGATTTCAAGCATTAGTAATGACTTGTACTGAATTCGCTCGCTTCTTCTCTAAACTACGCAGCTGTGATTGAcactaaaaaatattaaatgcacATACAACGATCTGATTCCATCCTTGATTTGCTGCAAGCGGTCATCATCCTTTGCATAAGCTGTATGAGACAAAAATAATTACGAAACCGAAATAGATACGCAGAATGAATTTTGAGAGATATTAGTTGGTAGTAAACTGTGGAACACGATTACTCTCAGTTCATGATAGCAACTCATGACTACTGTCTCTAATCCACTAAAAAatgtttattttcaaaaaataacatCCTAAAAATAGTCACTTCGATTGAAGAATATGGCATCTTGAAGTAAAATATCCATACTGGATAAAAATGGTAGCTGCCGCCAATCTTGAAAATCAATAGATGAATCTGGGACGGGACGTTCCGTTCGAATAAGTTCCATTTCCATTTCAGCTTCTTCTAGTTCctaaaagaaatatatatgtcATAATTTGATTGAGCAGGTTAAGGTAAATCATCAGGAGTGTGCAAGACTAACCATGGTCTTTTGCTCAACttcatttgaaaaaaaatcaaagtatGACTGGGCAGAGGATAAATTGCCAATAACCTGCAAATTAATGAATAATAGATCAAAGAAGCAACATAAAACAAAAGGTAGGCAATAACAATTGACCAGTAATATGCTgttttcaatataaagacatgATTTTGTCCATGCACATGTGCTAAGCAATGCACAAACCTTTTTGCTCAATGAAAGAATAACAGGCCCATGCTCAAGGAAAGCAATTACCAGAACAAATATGTTCAACTACTCAATATCGCATACCTGAAGGATTGATTCACGTGTGGTTACAAAATCTGGCATTTGCTTAGGAGAACTAGAAGATAGCACGTTCTTTAAGATCTACACCccaacaaaaagaaaaagaaaaataaggtAAGCATAGGCAGAAAAATTTCAACACACCAAGAAAAAGATGCATCGGGTAGGATCATTACGGCAAAGCAAGGACTTTCACTTTATAGTTACTGCATCAAACCTCTATAACTAATTCCACAATTTCAAGTATCTAGAATTCATAGAAATACATGTGAAATTCAATTCTGCTCGGCCACCAACCTCTTTAGCCTGGTCTCCATCATCTTTAAGTCTGCACAATGCTTCACAAGCCCTTTTCTCGAGATCAGTGCAATATCTTCCTGCAAAGACAATAAACAGGGAAAAATCTTACTTTTAGTCTTTAGAATACCAAATCTGACAGACTAGAATTAAACTATATTTGCAGCCCATGGCAAAACTTACCATTACCAGACATTCCAAAAGTTTCAATATTTCTCCAAATACATTCGGGGATCAGAGAGATGTCTTCGACTGGAGAGAAAAGGCAAACACTTGCAATGAGTGCCAAGGAGAACTGTGTCAACGGTCCATAGCATGAAGGTTGCGCAAGAGTTGTCAAACACTGAAGAATACTCTCAGCTGCTGCTAGAAATGATTGCAATTTACTTCTCTCTACATATGGAATGTAGTAGATAAGAAGTGCTGTTGCATGGGTTCTTAAAAGCAGTGACGTGTCGGATGACGCCATCAAGACCACTTGGTCCCAGGTAGATGAAACCAGAGCACATAATTTTGGCTCATAATCAGAAACCTGTAGGTTTGATGAGCATATTAAAGTTTCAGTTGTTGAAGACAAAAGCCACCTTCCTCCATTGGCATCTTGGCCAACAAGTCTACCCAAGTGTTTAAGGGCAATATATCGCTGTTCAGGCTCAGGATGACCGAGCAAGGAAATGAACAAATCAAACAAGGGTATGGGCATTTCAATTTGACAAAGGCTATGGATGCCTCTCGCCAGAATCAATGATATCATCTTATCAGTTTGTAGTCTCCAAATAATTTTTGGTGCACTGTCCGAAAAGTTCTTCACCACTGAGCTAATGTCACCAATCACATTATCCAAATGAAAAAAATGAGGCACTCGTAGAAGTGATTCAAGTAGTACAGATGCAACCTCCCAACAACGATTTTCTTGAAGCACTAAGATCATTCTAGAAAGTCCTTCAAGACTAGTATTCCAAAATCCAGGGAATTCATCAACAAACCTACTTCGAAGTAGCTTCTCTGCTTCTGAAGAAGCAGAAGCCCTCTCTGCAATAAAAAACAAACACTTCGAGTACACGATACACTCTGCAGATGTGAATGCCAACTTCTTTGCCAATTTATGATGTATTTTCCAGCATTGTTCTATGGttggattgagttttgaaacaaGGGCCTCTAGGTGTTTGGAAATACTCTTCATCTCCTCCAAATCAAGTTGAAAACTCTTTTGACTTGCATCAACATCCCCACTATTGTTATCTTGATGCCTCTTTGAATCCTCGGTAGGAGAAACAGAGTGGAATATGTCACCGAGAAACCCTGAGTGTGGCTTGGGTAAACCTTCATCACTATCAAAGGTATAGTTAGTACATGATGACATTTTAAGTGGAATGATGCCCCAGATTCTAGAAGTGCCAATCAGTAGGTCTTTGCAGTTTTCCATGAGTGCCTGATATGCACATATATAATCATGAAATGCAATTGTTCCCTCGAAGAAAGTAAAATCAGCCCATAAGATGGCAGACTGCAATACCTCAGCTTTCCTATGGAAAGATAAATTACCAAAAATGGTGGCCAAAACAAATATTGTCAAAGCCTTGCATTTTCCTACATCTTTTGGAGAACCTGAACTTTCATCATGTTGTCTAATGTTGTTAAAAAGCTGACCGAAGCATAAAGATTCAAAGTTATTATATGACACATCAACCAAAAGCTTTTCCTCATCAGACACCTTGTTCAAGGAATATGCTATGATGGGCTTCAACAGGCGCAATATGGAATCAAGAAATGACACATCAGAGTACGAAGTCCTGCATAGAGACACAAGCACTTGCACCACTTTGGGTATTTCAGGTACCATTGCTTCCATGTGCTCCACCACAATTGCTTCAAGAATGAATAGAATGACAGCTTTAGCATTCTTTGCAACAAAACCTTTGAAATAAACAGGTTCACACTGAAATAAGTCTGGGGGCTTCTGAATTTGAACAAATGGCCATGAACATAAACTAGAAAACCAACACATCAGATCTGGCACGAGAGCGGAAGAGAGAAATTTCAGTTGTAAACCAACAGCTTCCAATATAATTTCCCCAAAGGCTTCAAATTCTTTCTTCAGATTGGGAAAGAATTTACTGACACCTGGATATAAAGCATGAAAAGATTGCTCCCCATCTTGATACCCGTGACTTCTGCCTCTATCCTCCATGTTATTATCCTGGTGGATACCAAGTCCTTGAATCGACTCATTCTTACGTTTCAGTTCAGTGATATTATCTAGAGAGAGATCATCAGAAAATATGGACAAAATATATGTTAACTGTGACAATTCGGAAACAAGGAAGAGCCGCTCTTTCAGATATTGCTTTGCATTACGTGAAACTGCCATCCAACCAAAATACCTAACCAAAGGTAGAGCAGAAGAAGAAAAGGCAGGCACTTTCTGTAGCCACGAAGAAGCAGGAATTAAATTTGAGAACCGAAATCCACTTTTAGCATTGATTGACAGTTCATATCTTTCATCATTACCGCTTGAAGCAATCACCAACCTGTTGAGAAGAATCCAGCGGCATTGGACCTCATGCAGCTTAGAACTTTTCAATTGTGAATTTCCTTCAATTTCAAATGATTTCAGCTGTCCCTCAAAGGTCTCagcaaaatttaatattatgtcAACTACATGCTCCGGGGAACAGAACAATTTTGTAGCTGAATGCAACAAGAAGAGAAGACACCACATCAGAATCTCATGCATGTAATATTGCCCCCAATCTGAATTCCTGTGCAGACGCCTAACCAAAAATTTGCACAGCATCGCTTG
Proteins encoded:
- the LOC140879459 gene encoding uncharacterized protein isoform X2, coding for MEVELEPRVKPLSYKVKAMSRESPAQKAAHVLDTDLRNHWSTATNTKEWILLELDVPCLLSHIRIYNKSVLEWEISVGLSYKPETFVKVRPRCEAPRRDMMYPVNYTPCRYVRLSCMRGNPIAIFFIQLIGVPVIGLEPEFHSVANYLLPSIISHKQDAGDMHLQLLQDITSRLAKFLPYFEADLNSFSEGAEPAIRFLAMLSGPFYPILQIANEREAARMAINVSDYEASKINPPSTSLMVSSNFEPRRSRNTSSALSTISSHFVFRPDAIFTLLRKAYKDPNLGKLCRLASRILKKLSESTTWREASTLASDVTSAVAEEGLKPERVAPVSLTDYSNLFGEEFNMPDDHWDSTYLNLLDSEAVEEGILHVLYASASQPLQCSKLAENTSDFFLALPLVQALLPALRPVVSSPYQIDDSFSLWKQPFVQNALSQIVATSSSLVYRPLLRACAGYLLSFLPSHAKAACVLIDLCSGVLAPCIAQIIAKVDLTLELLEDLLGVIQGARFSLSRARAALKYIVLALSGNMDDVLASYKEAKHQILFLVEMLEPYLDPALTPLKGMIAFGNVSSFFIENQEQNCAIALDVIRAAIRKSAVLSSLEAEWRRGSVAPSVLLAVLDAQLQLPPDIDCRKFSALATQEPQSFTTLPSASSDGIASSRLHSQENGDGKVDDVDISGKVDVPEDVSLLFAPPEVNRMYLTNVPASRDKNISDSSSTNVRSEFNNSVQKNINYFHNESASTSSHGIELYNLMANYSHLMNYRDCELRATEFRRLALDLSSQNEITRESHDATIDALLLAAECYINPYFMKSFKDISVGVGNMQNIKTSENRGLADINSIFPKKNNDLKLVADIERKRDRVVLEILIEAAELDSKYHKVALEGEISASDVEENEDVINLNQKDILNADAITLVRQNQAMLCKFLVRRLHRNSDWGQYYMHEILMWCLLFLLHSATKLFCSPEHVVDIILNFAETFEGQLKSFEIEGNSQLKSSKLHEVQCRWILLNRLVIASSGNDERYELSINAKSGFRFSNLIPASSWLQKVPAFSSSALPLVRYFGWMAVSRNAKQYLKERLFLVSELSQLTYILSIFSDDLSLDNITELKRKNESIQGLGIHQDNNMEDRGRSHGYQDGEQSFHALYPGVSKFFPNLKKEFEAFGEIILEAVGLQLKFLSSALVPDLMCWFSSLCSWPFVQIQKPPDLFQCEPVYFKGFVAKNAKAVILFILEAIVVEHMEAMVPEIPKVVQVLVSLCRTSYSDVSFLDSILRLLKPIIAYSLNKVSDEEKLLVDVSYNNFESLCFGQLFNNIRQHDESSGSPKDVGKCKALTIFVLATIFGNLSFHRKAEVLQSAILWADFTFFEGTIAFHDYICAYQALMENCKDLLIGTSRIWGIIPLKMSSCTNYTFDSDEGLPKPHSGFLGDIFHSVSPTEDSKRHQDNNSGDVDASQKSFQLDLEEMKSISKHLEALVSKLNPTIEQCWKIHHKLAKKLAFTSAECIVYSKCLFFIAERASASSEAEKLLRSRFVDEFPGFWNTSLEGLSRMILVLQENRCWEVASVLLESLLRVPHFFHLDNVIGDISSVVKNFSDSAPKIIWRLQTDKMISLILARGIHSLCQIEMPIPLFDLFISLLGHPEPEQRYIALKHLGRLVGQDANGGRWLLSSTTETLICSSNLQVSDYEPKLCALVSSTWDQVVLMASSDTSLLLRTHATALLIYYIPYVERSKLQSFLAAAESILQCLTTLAQPSCYGPLTQFSLALIASVCLFSPVEDISLIPECIWRNIETFGMSGNGKYCTDLEKRACEALCRLKDDGDQAKEILKNVLSSSSPKQMPDFVTTRESILQVIGNLSSAQSYFDFFSNEVEQKTMELEEAEMEMELIRTERPVPDSSIDFQDWRQLPFLSTYAKDDDRLQQIKDGIRSLEKTKVREDVVARRQRKLLLRLSRQQFLEEAALRESELIQKFDRERTIEVEKELQRQQLLELERAKTRELRNNLDIEKEKLAQRELQRELEQVETGMRSSRREFASSSHSRQRDRYRERDNLQEGNEGNLRTSARTVQQDVITSNPSMGNQPTVVLSGARPFSGQLPMILQSRERSDECGSSYEDNIDGRSKDSGDTGSVGDPDTVSALEGQLSGSTSAQRHGSRGSKPRQIVDRRERDARREGKWERKH
- the LOC140879459 gene encoding uncharacterized protein isoform X3; translated protein: MEVELEPRVKPLSYKVKAMSRESPAQKAAHVLDTDLRNHWSTATNTKEWILLELDVPCLLSHIRIYNKSVLEWEISVGLSYKPETFVKVRPRCEAPRRDMMYPVNYTPCRYVRLSCMRGNPIAIFFIQLIGVPVIGLEPEFHSVANYLLPSIISHKQDAGDMHLQLLQDITSRLAKFLPYFEADLNSFSEGAEPAIRFLAMLSGPFYPILQIANEREAARMAINVSDYEASKINPPSTSLMVSSNFEPRRSRNTSSALSTISSHFVFRPDAIFTLLRKAYKDPNLGKLCRLASRILKKLSESTTWREASTLASDVTSAVAEEGLKPERVAPVSLTDYSNLFGEEFNMPDDHWDSTYLNLLDSEAVEEGILHVLYASASQPLQCSKLAENTSDFFLALPLVQALLPALRPVVSSPYQIDDSFSLWKQPFVQNALSQIVATSSSLVYRPLLRACAGYLLSFLPSHAKAACVLIDLCSGVLAPCIAQIIAKVDLTLELLEDLLGVIQGARFSLSRARAALKYIVLALSGNMDDVLASYKEAKHQILFLVEMLEPYLDPALTPLKGMIAFGNVSSFFIENQEQNCAIALDVIRAAIRKSAVLSSLEAEWRRGSVAPSVLLAVLDAQLQLPPDIDCRKFSALATQEPQSFTTLPSASSDGIASSRLHSQENGDGKVDDVDISGKVDVPEDKNINYFHNESASTSSHGIELYNLMANYSHLMNYRDCELRATEFRRLALDLSSQNEITRESHDATIDALLLAAECYINPYFMKSFKDISVGVGNMQNIKTSENRGLADINSIFPKKNNDLKLVADIERKRDRVVLEILIEAAELDSKYHKVALEGEISASDVEENEDVINLNQKDILNADAITLVRQNQAMLCKFLVRRLHRNSDWGQYYMHEILMWCLLFLLHSATKLFCSPEHVVDIILNFAETFEGQLKSFEIEGNSQLKSSKLHEVQCRWILLNRLVIASSGNDERYELSINAKSGFRFSNLIPASSWLQKVPAFSSSALPLVRYFGWMAVSRNAKQYLKERLFLVSELSQLTYILSIFSDDLSLDNITELKRKNESIQGLGIHQDNNMEDRGRSHGYQDGEQSFHALYPGVSKFFPNLKKEFEAFGEIILEAVGLQLKFLSSALVPDLMCWFSSLCSWPFVQIQKPPDLFQCEPVYFKGFVAKNAKAVILFILEAIVVEHMEAMVPEIPKVVQVLVSLCRTSYSDVSFLDSILRLLKPIIAYSLNKVSDEEKLLVDVSYNNFESLCFGQLFNNIRQHDESSGSPKDVGKCKALTIFVLATIFGNLSFHRKAEVLQSAILWADFTFFEGTIAFHDYICAYQALMENCKDLLIGTSRIWGIIPLKMSSCTNYTFDSDEGLPKPHSGFLGDIFHSVSPTEDSKRHQDNNSGDVDASQKSFQLDLEEMKSISKHLEALVSKLNPTIEQCWKIHHKLAKKLAFTSAECIVYSKCLFFIAERASASSEAEKLLRSRFVDEFPGFWNTSLEGLSRMILVLQENRCWEVASVLLESLLRVPHFFHLDNVIGDISSVVKNFSDSAPKIIWRLQTDKMISLILARGIHSLCQIEMPIPLFDLFISLLGHPEPEQRYIALKHLGRLVGQDANGGRWLLSSTTETLICSSNLQVSDYEPKLCALVSSTWDQVVLMASSDTSLLLRTHATALLIYYIPYVERSKLQSFLAAAESILQCLTTLAQPSCYGPLTQFSLALIASVCLFSPVEDISLIPECIWRNIETFGMSGNGRYCTDLEKRACEALCRLKDDGDQAKEILKNVLSSSSPKQMPDFVTTRESILQVIGNLSSAQSYFDFFSNEVEQKTMELEEAEMEMELIRTERPVPDSSIDFQDWRQLPFLSTYAKDDDRLQQIKDGIRSLEKTKVREDVVARRQRKLLLRLSRQQFLEEAALRESELIQKFDRERTIEVEKELQRQQLLELERAKTRELRNNLDIEKEKLAQRELQRELEQVETGMRSSRREFASSSHSRQRDRYRERDNLQEGNEGNLRTSARTVQQDVITSNPSMGNQPTVVLSGARPFSGQLPMILQSRERSDECGSSYEDNIDGRSKDSGDTGSVGDPDTVSALEGQLSGSTSAQRHGSRGSKPRQIVDRRERDARREGKWERKH